Proteins encoded in a region of the Coffea eugenioides isolate CCC68of chromosome 4, Ceug_1.0, whole genome shotgun sequence genome:
- the LOC113768770 gene encoding putative pentatricopeptide repeat-containing protein At5g65820, with protein sequence MQRASSKKFLALCRKWPLPLFSFHEPSKSRHFSTYSHLGSAQNSVKSSSWKESGRVSSEAIKGHDLIRLSSEPESSMDSKRHDEFSADVEKIYRILRKFHTRAPKLELALKESGVVVRSGLTERVLNRCGDAGNLGYSFFVWASKQPGYRHSYDVYKAMIRIMGKMRQFGAVWALIEEMRKENPQLLSPEMFVVLMRRFASAKLVKKAIEVLDEMPKYGCEPDEYVFGCLLDALCKNGSVKEAALLFDDMRMRFKPTIKHFTSLLYGWCREGKLMEAKHVLGKMKEAGFEPDIVVYNNLLNGYAVAGKMVDAFDLLQEMKRKGCEPNATSFTVVIQALCAQEKMDEAIRILSDMERSGCEADVVTYTTMISGFCKWGKINKGYELLDGMIQKGLTPTQTTYLHIMLAHEKKEELEECMQLVEEMQKIGLVPDVSIYNTLIRLSCKLGEIKECIRFWNQIEVNGISPGVDSFVIMINGLVEQGCLVEACNYFKDMILRGLLSAPQYGTLKDLLNSLLRADKVEMAKDVWSCIMTKGCELNTYAWTIWIHALFSKGHVKEACSYCLDMMDSGVMPQPDTFAKLMRGLRKLYNRQLAAEITEKVRKMAAERQMTFKMYKRRGERDLKEKAKAKKDGRKRRARRRRWGKAHNEASI encoded by the coding sequence ATGCAGAGAGCTAGTTCAAAGAAATTCCTAGCTCTCTGCAGAAAATGGCCGTTACCCCTTTTCTCATTTCATGAACCATCAAAAAGTCGTCATTTTTCTACCTATTCCCATCTGGGTTCAGCCCAAAACTCGGTAAAATCCAGTTCTTGGAAAGAAAGTGGAAGGGTTTCGAGTGAAGCAATAAAAGGGCATGACTTAATTCGCCTCAGTTCTGAACCAGAAAGCTCAATGGACAGTAAAAGGcatgatgaattttctgctgaTGTTGAAAAGATttatagaattttgagaaaatttcatACTAGAGCCCCGAAATTGGAACTTGCCTTGAAAGAATCAGGCGTTGTTGTAAGATCAGGATTGACCGAAAGAGTTTTGAACCGTTGTGGTGATGCTGGAAACTTAGGATATAGTTTCTTTGTGTGGGCGTCGAAACAGCCGGGCTATAGGCATAGTTATGATGTGTATAAGGCAATGATCAGGATTATGGGGAAAATGAGACAATTTGGAGCTGTTTGGGCTCTTATTGAGGAGATGAGGAAGGAGAATCCTCAGCTGTTATCGCCTGAGATGTTTGTTGTTCTGATGCGGAGATTTGCCTCTGCAAAGCTGGTCAAGAAAGCTATTGAAGTTTTGGATGAGATGCCAAAATACGGGTGTGAACCAGATGAGTATGTTTTTGGATGTTTGTTGGATGCTTTGTGCAAGAATGGCAGTGTTAAAGAAGCTGCATTGCTTTTCGACGATATGAGGATGAGATTTAAGCCAACAATTAAGCATTTTACTTCACTGTTATATGGTTGGTGTAGGGAAGGGAAGCTTATGGAGGCAAAACATGTATTGGGGAAAATGAAGGAAGCAGGGTTTGAACCTGACATTGTGGTCTACAACAATTTGCTTAATGGATATGCAGTGGCTGGGAAAATGGTAGATGCATTTGATCTATTGCAAGAGATGAAGAGGAAGGGTTGTGAACCCAACGCAACATCATTTACTGTTGTGATTCAGGCCCTTTGTGCTCAGGAAAAGATGGATGAAGCAATCCGAATCTTAAGCGATATGGAAAGGAGTGGGTGTGAGGCTGATGTGGTGACATATACTACTATGATAAGTGGATTTTGTAAGTGGGGTAAGATAAATAAGGGGTATGAGCTTTTGGATGGCATGATACAGAAGGGGCTCACTCCTACTCAGACTACGTATTTGCACATCATGTTGGCTCATGAGAAGAAGGAAGAGCTGGAGGAGTGTATGCAACTTGTGGAAGAGATGCAGAAGATTGGTTTAGTTCCTGACGTCAGCATTTACAATACTTTAATCCGATTGTCTTGCAAGTTGGGGGAGATTAAAGAATGTATTAGATTTTGGAATCAGATTGAAGTGAATGGGATAAGTCCAGGGGTTGACTCTTTTGTCATTATGATAAATGGCTTAGTGGAGCAAGGGTGTCTGGTGGAAGCATGTAATTACTTTAAAGATATGATCTTGAGAGGTCTGCTGTCTGCTCCTCAATATGGTACCCTTAAGGATCTATTAAATTCTTTGCTTAGAGCTGATAAGGTTGAAATGGCTAAAGATGTCTGGAGTTGCATTATGACTAAAGGATGTGAACTCAACACATATGCGTGGACAATTTGGATTCATGCACTCTTCTCAAAGGGGCATGTGAAGGAAGCTTGTTCGTACTGTTTGGATATGATGGATAGTGGCGTGATGCCTCAGCCAGACACCTTTGCCAAGCTAATGCGTGGTTTGAGGAAGCTGTACAACAGGCAACTTGCTGCTGAAATCACAGAGAAGGTGAGGAAAATGGCTGCTGAGAGACAGATGACCTTTAAGATGTATAAACGGCGTGGTGAAAGAGACTTAAAAGAGAAAGCTAAGGCAAAAAAGGATGGGAGAAAAAGGCGAGCTCGTCGACGTCGGTGGGGCAAGGCCCATAATGAAGCTAGCATTTAG
- the LOC113768773 gene encoding 60S ribosomal protein L19-2-like, translating to MVSLRLQKRLAASILKCGRGKVWLDPNETNDISTANSRMVIRMLIKDGFIIKRPRKVHSRSRAREGKEAKREGRHTGYGKRKGTREARLATKVLWMRRTRILRRLLQRYRECNRIDRHIYHDMYLKVKGNEFKNKRVLMENIHKFKVKKIRETSLYNQLRARKAHSKTAAMDQKQ from the exons ATGGTGTCGCTGAGGCTGCAGAAGAGGCTAGCAGCCAGCATTCTCAAGTGTGGAAGAGGAAAGGTCTGGCTTGACCCTAATGAGACCAATGACATCTCCACTGCCAATTCTA GGATGGTTATAAGAATGCTCATAAAAGATGGTTTTATTATCAAAAGGCCTAGAAAAGTACATTCAAGATCACGTGCTAGAGAAGGAAAGGAAGCAAAAAGAGAAGGTAGGCACACAGGATATGGAAAGAGGAAGGGAACACGTGAAGCAAGGCTTGCGACAAAAGTACTATGGATGAGGAGGACAAGGATATTAAGGCGCCTTCTACAGAGGTACCGGGAATGCAACAGAATCGATCGGCACATATATCATGACATGTACTTGAAAGTCAAAGGAAATGAATTCAAGAATAAGCGTGTATTAATGGAGAACATCCACAAGTTCAAGGTCAAGAAAATCAGAGAAACTTCACTGTACAATCAGTTAAGAGCCAGGAAAGCCCACAGCAAAACTGCTGCTATGGACCAGAAACAATGA
- the LOC113768771 gene encoding aldose 1-epimerase, which translates to MAEPKLFELNNGTIQLKVSNLGCTITSLSVPDKNGKLGDVVLGFDALEPYLKGAAPYFGCIVGRVANRIKDAKFTLDGAHYSLPINKPPNSLHGGHKGYDKVVWEVVEHKQGNKPSITFKYYSRDGEEGYPGELAVTATYTLTSATTLRLDMEAVPQNKPTPVSLAQHTYWNLGGHNSGNVLDHTIQILAKHVTPVDQNTIPTGEIMPVKDTPFDFTTEQKIGSRIHEVGIGYDHNYVLDCEDEQWGLKHAVKLKDPVSSRVLNLWTNAPGMQFYTANYVHGIVGKGGAQYDKHSGVCLETQGFPNAINQPDFPSIVVRPGEKYEHSMLFEFSVE; encoded by the exons ATGGCAGAACCAAAGCTCTTTGAACTCAACAATGGCACCATCCAACTCAAGGTCTCCAATCTTGGCTGTACCATCACCTCATTGTCTGTCCCTGATAAAAATG GAAAATTGGGCGATGTTGTTCTTGGATTTGACGCACTTGAGCCGTATCTG AAAGGAGCTGCACCTTATTTTGGCTGCATTGTTGGCCGGGTTGCAAACAGGATTAAAGAtgccaaatttacactcgatgGTGCTCACTACTCCTTGCCCATCAACAAGCCTCCAAACAGTCTCCATG GTGGGCATAAGGGATATGACAAGGTTGTGTGGGAAGTAGTGGAACACAAGCAAGGCAATAAACCATCAATCACATTCAAATACTATAGCCGTGATGGGGAGGAAg GTTATCCAGGGGAATTAGCTGTAACTGCAACTTACACACTCACCTCAGCAACAACATTGAGGCTAGACATGGAAGCTGTGCCTCAAAACAAACCAACCCCAGTGAGTTTAGCTCAACATACCTATTGGAACTTAGGAGGCCACAACTCAGGAAACGTTCTTGATCATACTATTCAGATATTGGCAAAGCATGTTACTCCTGTGGATCAGAATACAATCCCAACAGGAGAAATCATGCCGGTTAAAGATACTCCTTTTGACTTCACCACTGAGCAGAAAATTGGTAGTCGTATCCACGAGGTTGGCATAGGCTATGACCACAACTATGTGCTTGATTGTGAAGATGAGCAATGGGGGCTGAAGCATGCGGTGAAATTGAAGGATCCAGTGAGTTCAAGAGTTCTGAACTTATGGACAAATGCTCCTGGTATGCAGTTTTATACAGCCAACTACGTACATGGAATTGTTGGTAAAGGAGGTGCTCAGTATGACAAACATTCTGGGGTTTGTTTGGAAACACAGGGATTTCCGAATGCGATCAATCAACCAGATTTCCCTTCTATTGTTGTTCGACCGGGAGAGAAGTATGAACACAGCATGCTGTTTGAGTTTTCAGTTGAGTAA